The sequence GTACGGTGTCGTCGACGAATTCCCGCTCAGCGATCAGGAGATCCTGGTGCGCCATCTGCACAAGGTGGCTGTGGACTGGGTCGAGGAGTACAAGGCCGCACACGCACCGGTGGGGGTGTGACGTGACCGAACCACGCCTACCGAGCGCCTTCGCCGAGTTCGAACGGTTCGCCGAGAAATGGTGCCTGGCAACCGAACCCGAACGCTGGCAGGCGCGGCTCGACACCCCGATGACCGAGCTACGCGAGTTCTACGACGCGTTCACCCCGCGTTTCGAGGAAGCGATCGACTACTGCGACAAGTTTCCGCTCGACGACGTGCCCGAGGACGCGCTGAACCTGCTGCACCTCATCTACTCGATGATCATGGTGTCGATGGCCATCGAGGTCTTCGGCCAGCCCAAACCCACCGACTCCGCCGACGCCATGCTCAACCGCGTCAGCGCGCCGGTGCCATGACGAAAGGTTCAGCCATGAGCCTGCTGACCATCACCAAGCTCACCGCGTCGGTCGGCGCCGAGGTCACCGGGCTGGACCCGGCGGCGTTGGGCGCAGACGACGCGTTGGGCGCTGCCGTGCTGGAGGCGTTGGAAGACAACGGCGTGCTGGTGTTTCCGGCGCTCAACCTCGACCCGCAGGCGCAGGTCGCGTTCTGCCGGCGGCTGGGGGAGATCGATCACTCCTCCGACGGCCACCATCCGGTCCCGGGGATCTATCCGGTCACCCTCGACACGTCGAAGAACTCGTCGGCGGCGTATCTGCGCGCCACCTTCGACTGGCACATCGACGGCTGCACCCCCACCGGCGACGAGTACCCGCAGAAGGCCACCGTGCTGTCCGCGAAGCAGGTCGCCGAGCGCGGCGGGCAGACCGAGTTCGCCAGCACCTACGGGGCCTATGACGCGTTGAACGACGCCGAGAAGGAGCGGCTGGCGTCGCTGCGGGTCGTGCACTCGCTGGAGGCCTCGCAGCGCCGGGTCACCCCCGACCCGACCCCCGAGGAACTGGCGCGGTGGCGCGCACGGCCCACCCACGAACATCCCCTGGTGTGGACCCACCGCAGCGGGCGCAAGTCGCTGGTGCTGGGCGCCTCGGCCGACTACGTCGTCGGGATGGACCTCGAGGAGGGCCGGGCGCTGCTGGCCGACCTGCTGAACCGCGCCACCGAAGCCGACCGGGTGTACAGCCACGACTGGTCGGTCGGCGACACCGTCATCTGGGACAACCGCGGCGTACTGCACCGGGCCACCCCGTACGACGCCAACTCACCCCGCGAAATGCTGCGCACCACCATCCTCGGCGACGAGCCGATCCAGTGACGGCGGCGCGACGCTGAGCGGTTGCACAGCCCCGTCGTTGACGACGGCGTCCCGCTATGGAAATCTAATACTTACCTGGCGAGAATCACGTTCTCCAAGGCAGAAATCGTGTGAAACGGAGCAGCGCATGGCGGAGGACCTCACCGCGGTCGACTTCTTCCGGGACGGTCGCCTGACAGACGACCCGTACCCGTTCTACGCGGCACTGCGTGACAAGTGCCCGGTCACCCGCGAGGACCACTACGGCGTCACGATGGTGACCGGATGGCAGGAAGCCGTCGACATCTACAACGACGCGGAGTCGTTCTCC comes from Mycolicibacterium pulveris and encodes:
- a CDS encoding TauD/TfdA dioxygenase family protein gives rise to the protein MSLLTITKLTASVGAEVTGLDPAALGADDALGAAVLEALEDNGVLVFPALNLDPQAQVAFCRRLGEIDHSSDGHHPVPGIYPVTLDTSKNSSAAYLRATFDWHIDGCTPTGDEYPQKATVLSAKQVAERGGQTEFASTYGAYDALNDAEKERLASLRVVHSLEASQRRVTPDPTPEELARWRARPTHEHPLVWTHRSGRKSLVLGASADYVVGMDLEEGRALLADLLNRATEADRVYSHDWSVGDTVIWDNRGVLHRATPYDANSPREMLRTTILGDEPIQ